A region from the Melopsittacus undulatus isolate bMelUnd1 chromosome 13, bMelUnd1.mat.Z, whole genome shotgun sequence genome encodes:
- the UBE2G1 gene encoding ubiquitin-conjugating enzyme E2 G1 isoform X1, with the protein MTELQSALLLRRQLAELNKNPVEGFSAGLIDDNDLYRWEVLIIGPPDTLYEGGVFKAHLTFPKDYPLRPPKMKFITEIWHPNVDKNGDVCISILHEPGEDKYGYEKPEERWLPIHTVETIMISVISMLADPNGDSPANVDAAKEWREDRNGEFKRKVARCVRKSQETAFE; encoded by the exons ATGACGGAGCTCCAGTCCGCCTTGCTACTGCGGAGACAACTAGCAG AGCTCAACAAAAATCCAGTGGAAGGCTTTTCAGCGGGCTTAATAGACGACAATGATCTTTATCGATGGGAAGTCCTTATTATTGGTCCTCCAGATACACTATA TGAAGGTGGTGTTTTCAAGGCTCATCTTACTTTTCCAAAAGACTATCCACTGAGGCCGCCAAAAATGAAATTCATCACGGAAATCTGGCATCCAAATG TTGACAAGAACGGCGATGTCTGCATTTCAATTCTTcatgagcctggagaagacaaatATGGCTATGAAAAACCTGAGGAACGCTGGCTTCCCATTCACACAGTGGAAACTATAATGATTAGTGTTATTTCTATGCTGGCAGATCCCAATGGTGATTCTCCTGCTAATGTTGATGCAGCG AAAGAATGGAGAGAAGACAGAAATggagaatttaaaagaaaagttgcCCGCTGTGTAAGAAAAAGCCAAGAAACTGCTTTTGAGTGA
- the UBE2G1 gene encoding ubiquitin-conjugating enzyme E2 G1 isoform X2: protein MIFIDGKSLLLVLQIHYSGVFKAHLTFPKDYPLRPPKMKFITEIWHPNVDKNGDVCISILHEPGEDKYGYEKPEERWLPIHTVETIMISVISMLADPNGDSPANVDAAKEWREDRNGEFKRKVARCVRKSQETAFE, encoded by the exons ATGATCTTTATCGATGGGAAGTCCTTATTATTGGTCCTCCAGATACACTATA GTGGTGTTTTCAAGGCTCATCTTACTTTTCCAAAAGACTATCCACTGAGGCCGCCAAAAATGAAATTCATCACGGAAATCTGGCATCCAAATG TTGACAAGAACGGCGATGTCTGCATTTCAATTCTTcatgagcctggagaagacaaatATGGCTATGAAAAACCTGAGGAACGCTGGCTTCCCATTCACACAGTGGAAACTATAATGATTAGTGTTATTTCTATGCTGGCAGATCCCAATGGTGATTCTCCTGCTAATGTTGATGCAGCG AAAGAATGGAGAGAAGACAGAAATggagaatttaaaagaaaagttgcCCGCTGTGTAAGAAAAAGCCAAGAAACTGCTTTTGAGTGA